In Lonchura striata isolate bLonStr1 chromosome 2, bLonStr1.mat, whole genome shotgun sequence, a single genomic region encodes these proteins:
- the AQP11 gene encoding aquaporin-11 has product MAVGGLGSSLLLMSGVVVSVGLCRRLARRRLRSRPLLFAFLLEMFSTFQICACTNELSLLGDVEPKPHTALTLTYGFTVLHGLTLAGSTCNPCGTLQPMWGGGTSLGMGGLKIAAQFVAAVLARVFMHFIWSLEMAETHLGALSQGCSSPMQTTEMQAFCIELLFSVVFQLAVLRAESVNPKYRVHLIALLVTMLVYAGGNLTGAIFNPALAFSLHADCFYGKFLSYSLVYWLAPCLGTILVAFIWDEIFPRKS; this is encoded by the exons ATGGCTGTCGGTGGGCTcggcagctccctgctgctgatGTCCGGCGTCGTGGTGAGCGTGGGGCTGTGCCGGAGGCTGGCCCGGCGCCGGCTGCGCTCCCGCCCGCTCCTCTTCGCTTTCCTCCTGGAGATGTTCAGCACCTTCCAGATTTGCGCCTGCACCAACGAGCTCAGCCTGCTGGGCGACGTGGAGCCGAAGCCGCACACCGCCCTCACGCTCACCTACGGCTTCACCGTGCTGCACGGCCTGACCCTCGCCGGCAGCACATGCAATCCCTGCGGGACCCTGCAGCCCATGTGGGGCGGCGGCACGTCGCTCGGCATGGGGGGACTCAAGATCGCCGCTCAGTTCGTGGCTGCGGTGCTCGCCAGAGTGTTCATGCACTTTATCTGGAGTCTGGAGATGGCAGAGACACATCTTGGAGCGCTCtcgcagggctgcagcagccccatgCAGACTACAGAGATGCAGGCGTTCTGCATAGAACTGCTCTTTTCTGTCGTTTTCCAGCTGGCCGTCCTGCGAGCCGAAAGCGTTAATCCCAAATACAGAGTCCATTTAATTGCTCTTCTCGTCACCATGCTCGTGTATGCAG GTGGAAATCTCACAGGAGCAATATTTAACCCAGCACTGGCTTTTTCATTACATGCAGATTGTTTCTATGGCAAATTTTTGAGTTACTCACTAGTATATTGGCTAGCACCATGCTTAG GTACAATACTTGTGGCTTTTATATGGGATGAAATCTTTCCTCGGAAATCTTGA